The DNA window GCCAGGTGGGTCATCGTCATGGACCCAGCCTATGGTGAAATCCGCAAGCTGGCGCACGCGGAATTCAAAAAGCAATGGACTGGCGCCCTGGTGCTCCTGGTTCCCGCAGACACCTTCAAGCGCCGCGACGAGACCACCTCACCCCTGGGTCGTTTCGCGCGTCTGCTTGCGCCACACAAGGCGGCGATGGCGCAGGCTCTCGCGGGGGCGCTGGTGACGACGATCCTTGGCCTCTCGACTGCCATTTACGTGCAGAAGATCGTCGACCATGTGATTACAGCGGGCAACCGCAATCTGCTCAACCTGATGAGCGTCGCCATGCTCTTGATCCTGGTTGTGCAGATCCTGATCAATCTCCTCAGAAACCGGCTCGTCCTGCAAACGGGGCAGAAGATCGACGTCCACCTGATCCTCGGCTACTACAATCATATCCTAAGCCTGCCTCAGAAGTTCTTCGACAGCATGCGCATGGGCGAAATCATTTCCCGTATGAATGACGCGGTGAAGATCAGGAGCTTCCTGAACGACGTCTCGATCAACATGTTCGTTGACGTGCTAACGGTACTGTTCTCGTTGGGGCTGATGTTCATCTACTCGTGGAAGATCGCCTTGGTCGTGGCGGTTTCCATCCCTTTGTACCTCTCGGTCTATTGGATCATCAACCGGCTGAACAGGATTCGCCAGCGCGCCGTAATGGAGAACGCTGCCGAACTGGAGACACAACTGGTGGAATCACTCGGAGCTGTCTCCACAATCAAGATCTCCGGCATGGAGAGCTTCGCCAACTTCAAGGTGGAGACCCGCTTCATCAAGATGCTGCACTCCGTCTACAGCTCCGGCCTGATCTCGATCTTCGGGGACAGCACCTCGACATTCCTCGCGACTTTATTCACCATCGTGCTGATGTGGTTCGGAACGACACTTGCCCTCGATCAAACCGTCACGCCTGGCGAATTACTCTCCTGCTATACCTTGCTAGGCTATATCACCCGGCCGATTGCCAGTCTGATCCAGACCAACCGGATCGTTCAGGATGCTTTTGTCGCAGCCGATCGCCTGTTCGAGATCTTCGACCTGGAGCCGGAAAGCGGTGGCGGC is part of the Mesorhizobium loti genome and encodes:
- a CDS encoding peptidase domain-containing ABC transporter, with the translated sequence MSSKIIKFKQRDITDCGAASLASVAAFYGYKLPLSRIRQYASTGRSGTTVLGLMEAARKLGFVAKGVKGGFDSLYKIPKPAIAHVVVSEVLHHFVVVQEINARWVIVMDPAYGEIRKLAHAEFKKQWTGALVLLVPADTFKRRDETTSPLGRFARLLAPHKAAMAQALAGALVTTILGLSTAIYVQKIVDHVITAGNRNLLNLMSVAMLLILVVQILINLLRNRLVLQTGQKIDVHLILGYYNHILSLPQKFFDSMRMGEIISRMNDAVKIRSFLNDVSINMFVDVLTVLFSLGLMFIYSWKIALVVAVSIPLYLSVYWIINRLNRIRQRAVMENAAELETQLVESLGAVSTIKISGMESFANFKVETRFIKMLHSVYSSGLISIFGDSTSTFLATLFTIVLMWFGTTLALDQTVTPGELLSCYTLLGYITRPIASLIQTNRIVQDAFVAADRLFEIFDLEPESGGGIDADKSDIGDIHLEKVTFRYGSQFELFQDLSGTFRRGEMTAVVGESGSGKSTLAALLQNVYPLEGGYIRIGRYALQDLSTVSLRKVVAAVPQSIDVFSGSVIDNIALGEFEPDIEKILRICDQIGLREVIERWPGGFQAYLGENGVRLSGGEKQRLSLARALYRDPEILILDEATSSLDSVAEAFVLRVVEDLRRGGKTIVIISHRLSTIRCADKIVVLDKGRVVAEGRHADLLTAEGAYARLWRAQTGSG